Genomic window (Candidatus Neomarinimicrobiota bacterium):
ACCCTTTGTACTTGCGGCCCAACTCATGGGCTATGAGAAGTCCATTCGCGCAGGTGTCTTCTTGCTGAGAGACGTCACATCAAATATCAGGATTATTCATCAACTGGTGAGAAGTGAGCCGGTAGTCCACCGCATCACGGTTCCCGAAGGACTGCGAAACGAACAGATAGCCGGAATTTTTCAGGAAAAACTTGGTTTGGACTCTACTGAATTCTTGACTTTGTGCAGCGATGAACAGTTTATTCATTCTCTGGGGCTGGATGTCCCTTCACTGGAAGGATTTCTCACTCCCGAGACCTATCTCTTTCACGAGCGGGAAAGTGCCGAGACCATTATTGGAACCATGGTTGAGCAATACCGAAGACTGTTTGACGAAATCTTAAGGGAGCGATCAGCCGAGTTGGGGTTGACCGCCCTGGAAGCGATTTCTCTAGCCTCCATTATTGAGGGAGAAGCCATTTTTGATTCCGAGCGTTCTCTCATCAGCGCGGTGTATCACAACCGGCTGAAGAAGAGAATGAAATTGCAGGCTGATCCCACTATTCAATACATTATCAAAGACGGTCCGCGGCGCCTGTTGAAAAGGGACCTACTGATTGAATCTCCCTATAACACTTACCTGAACCCAGGCCTTCCTTCAGGTCCCATCAACAATCCGGGAAAGGAGTCAATACTAGCCGCACTCAATCCCGCTGATGTTGATTATCTTTACTTCGTGGCAACCGGCGAGGGCTATCACACTTTCACGAAGACGGAAGAGGAGCACAGACATGCCAAACGAAAACTGCGGGCACTTCGCCGAAAAGTGAGACTTGAGGGCAAGGAGGGAACATCGGAAAAAGTAGGGGGAAGCCGTTGAGTCAGCTGGAGCTGAACGAGGTTCAAAAGCAGGCAGTTGAATCGATGGGAAAGCCCATCCTGATTTTCGCCGGCGCCGGGACGGGAAAAACGCGGGTTCTGACCAACAAGGTAGCCTACCTTATTCAAACTGCCGGCTACAAGCCTGAGAACATCCTGGCAGTTACATTTACCAACAAGGCGGCCGAGGAGATGAGACATCGTGTGGAGGAATTGGTTGGTCTTGCCTCGGGAAAGGTAAACATGGGGACATTTCATTCCATGTGCGCCCGGATGCTCAGGAAAGAGGTGGCACCGTTTGGATTCGGTCCTGACTTTGCGATCTATGACGTGGACGACCAGGTGAATCTCATTAAATCAATTTTCAGTCAGCTCAAGATTCAGACAGATGGAATCACCCCCAGAGCGGTGCAGGCGCAGATTAGCCTCACAAAGAACCGGATGGAAGACCCCGCTAGCAAAGAAGACCGAAGCTCTTCACCCATGGATCAGGCAGTGGCACAAGTATTCCCGGTCTATCAGCAAATGTTAAAAGAAAACAACGCTCTCGATTTTGATGATCTTCTGCTCCTGCCATTGAAGCTCCTCGAGTCGGACCCCAAAGTGCTCGAGCGATACCGGAAGCAGTTTCGGTACGTTCTTGTGGATGAATACCAGGATACAAATCGCCCACAGTTTCTCTTGATTGAGAAACTGACGAAGGATCATGGACAGGTTTGTGTTGTGGGTGACGACGACCAATCCATTTACGGATGGCGAGGCGCTGACATCAGCAATATTCTTGAATTTGAATCTTCGTTTCCAGATTGCGAGGTATTCAGACTGGAACAGAATTACCGCTCCACGCAGATGATACTTTCCGTTGCCTCGGCTGTGGTGAATCACAATCAATACCGGGCTGAGAAGGGCTTATGGACGAACAACGGGAAAGGTGAGAAAGTGGGGCTTCTGGCTACCTTTGACGAGGGAGAGGAGGCAGACGGAATACTGGAGCTCATTGGGAAGGAGATTCTTCAGAATAAGCGGACTTTCCGTGACTTCGTTATTCTCTACCGTACCAACGCCCAGAGTCGAGCCCTGGAGGAAGCCCTTAGACGGCGTGGTATTTCCTATACCATTGTAGGGGGTCTCAAGTTCTATGAGCGAAAGGAGGTGAAAGATCTCCTCGCGTATCTGCGAGTCATTCTGAATCCTCTTGATACTGTCAGTCTGAAACGCGTCATAAACTTTCCTCCACGGGGCATTGGAGCCAAAACGGTGGAAAAATGTGAAGCTTTCGCCCGTGAGAAGGGCATTCCTCTCTTTGATGCATTGGAGGCACCCGACGCTCTCGGTCTGAAAGGAAAACAGGCTGCTGGGCTCGTGGAGTTCTATCAAATCATAAAGAAATATAGTGGTCTCAGAGAATCCCTGAGTGCCTCTGAACTGGTGAGTGTAATTGTGGATGAATTAGGATTGATAACTTTCTATAAGGAACAAGCGACTCAGGAGGCCGCGGAACGACTTGACAATATTCAGGAATTGGTCAATAGTATTGACGATTTCTGTCAGCGAAACACGGGAACAGGAATCCGCGAATTCCTTGAAGAGGTTTCACTTCTGACTGATATCGATAACTGGGAAGATACGGCCAATTGCGTTACCCTGATGACCCTCCATAGCGCAAAAGGACTGGAATTCCCCGTTGTTTTTATAGCTGGATTGGAGGAAGGACTCTTTCCCATTTCCAGGAGCATGGAAGATCCCCGGCAGATGGAAGAGGAGAGGCGCCTTTTCTATGTGGGACTGACAAGGGCCATGGAGAGAGCATATCTTCTTTACGCCACCAACCGCCGGCGGTACACCGGGGTCTCCGGTTTTGGTATGGCATCCCGTTTTCTACAGGAAATTCCAGTGAATCTTCTGGATCAGATCACTTTTCAATCAGCTGTCACAAAACGATACGTAAAAGACAAGAAAACGGACAGCTATAGTCTGAAACACGTGCGAACAGTAACTTCTTTTTATGACCTCAAGCGGGGAGACAAAGTGGAGCATAAGATTTTCGGCAAAGGGATGGTTATATCTGTGGATGGGTCGGGTGAGGCCCAGAAAATATCTGTGATGTTCCGCGGAAATTTTCGGAAGAAGCTCATTGCCAAATACGCCAACCTCAAGAAACTCTAGCCCGCATTTCTCACTGAATTCCGTTGTAACGCCTCCTTACACTGTGTAAATTATACTGAGATTCAGTCTCAACAGACCCGAGATGACGACTCAAGATCTGGAAGAATTCAAATCGGCACTGAGAGAGGAAAAACTCAGGTTCACTCCGCAGCGATACGAGGTGTTCAAGGAAGTTTGTGCCTCTAAAGAACACCGCGAAGCGGATGAGATCTTCGCAGCCCTCCGAAATAGAGACGTGCACGTCTCTCGAGCGACAGTCTACAGAACCATGGACATCTTGTTGAAACATGATTTCGTTCAACGCATGAACATCGGAGATGGACGATGGCGGTACGAACACTGGCTCGATTGCTCCCATCACGACCATCTCATTTGCGTGAAATGCGGGAGAATTGTGGAATTCTTAAGTTCTGAGATTGAAGAACTTCAAGAAAAGATTTGCAGTGAGTTCAACTACGAACTGCTTCGTCACGTCCATCAGCTATTCGGTGTATGCGAAGAGTGCATAGCAAACGAGCGGTGAACCCCAGATCCTTCAGCCACGGCCGCTGAGATCTTGTGAATCCTCGGGAATTACGAGACCGTCGTACCCAAATCTGAACTGGCGAGAACGCAGGTGAGACATCACTACAACTCGACCCTACCCGGTAATCAGGAAAAGATTATCCTCGTGGGAAATCCGAACGTCGGTAAGAGTGTCATCTTCAACTACTTGACGGGAAGATATGTTAACGTCTCCAATTATCCCGGGACAACGGTGGAAATTGCGTCGGGAAGACTCCTCGGCAGGAAAAACGTAACGGTTCTTGACACTCCGGGAGTGAACAACTTGATTCCTACATCCGAGGATGAGGTGGTGACCCGCAATATCCTTTTTGAAAACCCGAATGCGAAGATTTTTCAGGTAGGCGATAGCAGGAATCTGAACAGAGTAATTCTCCTTTCCCTCCAACTCAAAGAGATGGGATTCCCCTTTGTGCTATGTCTGAACATGTCCGACGAATCAACAGATCGCGGCATCACTATTGATTCACAGGCCCTTTCGGATATGCTGGGGGTTCCGGTCGTGCAAACCGTCGCCATTCGGCGAGTCGGATTGAACAAGCTCGTTCCCGCCCTGGACGCCGTTCAGGGAAATCATTTTCCAGGAATCGAGTATCCCCCCGCGATCGCCGAGGGAGCAAACTCGATATCCTCAATTTTCGAGGACAAGTATCCCTTCAAAACCAGTCTGAGCATGATGATTCTGGCATCCGACCTGACTGTGAAGGAGTGGGTCCAAGATGGAGTTTTGCGAGATGAAATTCCTGATCTGAACCAACACGTGAGAGAGACTCAGACCCGATTTCAAATACCGGTGAGAGAAATTATCACTACCGTGAGAATGAAAGCGGCAAAAGACATTGCTCAGAGGGTTGAAACAAAGGAGGAATCGAGACTGCCCTCCCTTCTGACCACTCTGGGTAATTGGAGTCACCATCGATTCGGGGGATTGGTGATTGGCGCCATCATCCTTTTCTTCATGTATGAATTCGTGGGTGTATTCGGGGCCAGGACATTGGTTGATATCCTTGAACAGACCGTGTTCGGAGCCTGGCTGATTCCCTTCTTCACCAAGATCGTGAATATTCTCATTCCTTTACAACTTGTGCGAGATCTTCTAGTGGGCCAGTACGGGATGTTGAGTATGGCCCTGTCATATTCTGTGGCTATTGTATTGCCCATTGTGGGGACATTCTTTATTGCCTTTGGTGTTCTTGAGGATTCTGGTTATCTCCCACGGCTGGCAGTCATGATGAATCGATTCTTCAAGATGATGGGGTTGAACGGTAAGGCAATCCTTCCCATGGTTCTGGGTCTAGGATGTGATACGATGGCCACAATGACGACCCGCATTCTCGACACGAAGAAAGAACGGGTTATCATAACGCTCCTCTTGGCCCTGGGGGTCCCCTGTTCCGCCCAGCTCGGCGTGATTCTTGGTATGCTAGCCGCCCTGTCTCCCGCGATGACTTTTGTCTGGGCTGGTTTCGTAGTTATGGTATTATTCGTCGTAGGATTTCTGTCGTCGCGGATTATCAGCGGCCAGTCATCGGATTTTATCCTGGAGTTACCCCCCATGAGAATGCCAAAATTTTCAAATATCGTCGTAAAAACCCTGGCACGCATCGAATGGTACCTCCGGGAAGCTGTCCCGCTATTCTTCATCGGAACGTTTGTCCTGTTCGTTCTGGACAGGATCAAACTGCTCAGCGTGATTGAGAGTGCCGTCTCTCCCGTGGTCGTTGGATTTCTGGGACTCCCGTCAAAAGCGACCGAGGCGTTTCTCGTGGGATTCTTGAGGAGGGATTACGGTGCTGCCGGTCTGTACGATTTGTTTAGACCTCATATGGCGACGGGAGCCATTGGGATGGAAGTCCAGATCCAGATCGTGGTGGCCATGATCGCTATCACCCTTTTCATGCCATGTATCGCGAATTTCTTCATGATCATCAAAGAGCGAGGACTCAAAACGGCCATTGGGATGTCCGCATTCATTCTGCCTTTTTCTGTGGTGGTCTCCGGACTGATCAACCACATTCTCCGAATTACCTTGTTGTAGATGACGCGTATGGCGATCCACACAAGTAGTGAAGGCAAGAAAACTTCCGCGGGAAAGGTAGAACTCCTGTGACAGACTGCCCCCTCTGCAGCTACAGATTTGACGAGGCGTCGGAGAATTGCCGTTCCGGGTGTCCGGCAAGCGTGGGCTGTCCTCTGGTCAAATGTCCCAACTGCAACTACGAATTTGTCGTTGAGTCAAGAACCGTAAATTTCGTCAAGAAAATCTTTGGAAGAAAAGAGAGTGAAAGTCGACCCAAGCCCAATCGATGAGATTCTAGAGGCAATTTGGGTAGCCCGGGAGGAGAACAGGGATACTATCGCCGACATCACACGCGTGTGCGGCCATCAATACCACGGGAAGGAGGTTAACGTGGAGGAGACACTGCCCCAGATGCAGACGCTGAACCTGGTGCTTCTCAACGGAGGAGCGGTAGAGCTTCAGTCCGAGGGAGAAAAGAGGGCAATGGGGATCATACGGCGTCATCGATTAGCCGAGCGACTATTCACTGACGTACTTCAAGTGTCAGAAAAAGGCATGGAAATGACTGCTTGCTACTTCGAGCATATCTTGGACTCGGAGGTCATGGACAGCGTGTGTGCCTTTCTCGGGCATCCTCCACTGTGTCCCCATGGGAAGCCCATTCCTGCGGGGGAATGCTGCGGGGCGTACGAAAGGAATTGGGTAAAGCCTCTCGTGGTCTGCCTTGCCGACCTGGAGTTAGGCAAGGAGGGGGAAATCGTCTTTATTACCCCTTCGTTCCACAAACGTTTTGATCGCCTTACGGCTCTTGGGGTCATAGCCGGAAACCGTGTTAAAGTCCACCAGAAGAAACCGTCGTTTGTTGTTCGCATGGGTGAAACAGAGGTGGCCATTGACAAGACCATTGCTCAGGAGATCTTTGTGAAAGCGACCTGAGCGGTCGCTTGCTGTCCTCGTACCACCAATTCGCCTGCAATAGAATATGACAAAAGAGTACAGTGGCGGAAGCGTCGCAGGCAGGTATTAACGCTGCTATGGCAACGGTTTTTCCCAGAATCCTTTGGATCCAGAATACCAACCCTGAACGAGAATGAAAAGGCTCTCAACTTTCTGGTGGATTATCCCTTTTTTCGTTTCCCTTGGCGGAGTTCAAGATTCAGAATATCATATCTGGTCTGATCCACTTGAACACGAGTTTGTCAGCCTGATTTCCCGAAATGATCTTGGGCGCCAGATCTACCAAGAGATCGTTTCCCGGCTTCGAGAGAACAATGTTCCAGCGGAATTCGTCTACCACACATTTTCTCACCCTGAGATCAGGATCGAGAGAGAAGTGATTAATCGGCTTCTTCACCCTGTTGAGAATCTGCCTCTCGATCAATATCGAAATCTCTACGTCACAGATGAGAGAATCACGATGGGTGTGGAATTCTACCAGAAACGGAAAGATCTCATAGGGGCTGTGGCGGATAGTTTTGGGGTTGATCCTTTTCTATTGCTCAGCATTGTAGGAATTGAATCAAAGTACGGCACAAACTCCCGCCAATTCCCGGTCTTCAACGCCCTTCACACCATTATCCACACATTCCCGAAGAAGGAGAAATGGGTGGAGGAGGAAATGATCGAGTATCTTGAATTCTGTTATGAAAATTTTGTTCCTCCTCATACCATCCACGGTTCCTATGCAGGAGCATTCGGTTACGGCCAGTTCATTTCTTCCAGCTTTAATCGTTTTTCGGTTGATTTCAACGGAGATGGAGTCCGACATCCTTTTGATTGGCCCGATGTCCTCGCAAGTATTGCCAACTATCTGGTTCGACATGGATATAAGAAAGGTAGTACTGATTTTTCAGAGAGCTCCCGGAACTGGAGGGCAATCCTCTCCTATAACCCCTCGGCAAGATATGCCTCAGCTGTGGTCGAGCTTCGAGGAAAGCTCATTTCAGCCCTCAATGAACAGCATTGATTTCGGGGTGATGGGATGCGCGATCTCAGTTTCATGGAGGAATGACTCATGATTCGACCGATTACGCAGATTGTACGGGGGATGCCCGCCACTGACGGTTCCGGTGTGAACCTCAGGCGTATTCTCGGAACAGAGGATATGGATTACCTGGACCCGTTTCTGCTCCTGGATGAATTCAAAAGTGATAATCCTGATGACTATATAGGGGGTTTTCCCGATCACCCTCACCGTGGCTTTGAGACGGTTACCTATCTTATGCATGGGAAATTCAAACACAGGGACTCCAGGGGAAACGAGGGAGTCTTAACGCCGGGGTCTGTTCAATGGATGACTGCCGGACGGGGTATCATTCACAGCGAAATGCCGGAGATGAGCGACGGTCTCTTATGGGGATTCCAGCTGTGGGTAAATCTGCCCAAAGAGATGAAAATGATTGAGCCTCACTACCAGAATATCCCGGCAGACAGAATTCCAGAAGTCAACGCTGATGGCTCCAGGATCAGGATCATTTCCGGCGAATATGGGGACATCAACGGACCCGCAAAGACCCGGATTCCGGTGGTCTATTTCGATGTCCATCTGGTTGAGATGTCCACATTCGCCCATCCGTTGCCATCCGAAATGAGCGGTTTTTGCTATCTCTATGAGGGTAAGGCGGAGTTCGGTCCACAAGGTGATACGCGAATGGGAAGAGAGGGTCAGATGATGGTGTTGGGTGATGGGGAATCCGTGCGAATCAGATCTGGCAAGAAGACGGCAAGATTCCTTTTCCTCGCGGCACGACCCCTCAATGAGCCAATTGCGAGAGGAGGTCCCTTTGTCATGAATACCGAAAGTGAGGTTCGCCAGGCATTTCTCGACTACGGGAACGGTACTTTCGATAAGTGACAGTATGCATGCAAAATCTTGTAGCTATTGGCCAATCTGAGTGCTTCCTGGGAAGTTAGTTCCGCCCCTCGAACTCCCCCGCACTCTCATTGTGGGGTTATCTAGATGGTAGCTACTTGTTCTTTTTGTCTAGATACAAAAAGAACCAAAAAGATCACCGCTGAAAAATCGTCCCGCCCGTGTTGGCAGGAGTTTAATTGATTCCCACGTGCGCAGGCAGCCTCGCCCAAATTATTTTCCAGCCACAGGCCTTTTGGCACTCTTCTGCCTGAGAAGAGTGCGAAAGAATCCACGGTTTAGACAATCCCACGACGAGAACGAGGTGGACAATCGCGACAAGGTATCACATGCTAGCTAAGTGACACTCGGGGTCTCGGCTATCCCTTGATCACGCCAATGGGTTTGAGTCTTGCCACCTTCAGGGTGATTCCCGCGCCATCCATGACGTCTACGACGTCGGAAACATCTTTATAGGCGTGGGGCATCTCCTCGGCAATGGTTCGTTTCCCCCGGGCCATAATCTCCACCCCTCTCGACCGGAGTTCCTCTATCATGTTCATCGACCGGCTGATTTTGCTCGACTTGGTCCGGCTCATCATGCGCCCCGCACCATGGCACGAGGAACCGAACGTGTCTGTCATGGCTTTGTCCGTACCCACACAGAGATACGAATAGCGTCCCATGTCACCAGGGACGAGAACAGGCTGGCCAATAGGTTTGTATTGCTCTGGTAGTTCAGGGTTATTGGGTCCAAAAGAACGAGTGGCACCTTTCCGGTGGACGCAGACGGTGACAGTGTCTCCGTCGACCTTGTGTTTCTCGAACTTCGCGATGTTATGGCAGATATCGTAAATAAGACGCATTCTCAATTCTTCGGGTGATATGGAGAGAGTTTTCATGAATGCCTGTTCGGCTATGTGTTTGATGACCTGGCGGTTGCAGAACGCGAAGTTTGCTGCCGCCCTCATTGCGCCCAGATAGGAGCGTCCTTCCGGCGACTTGATAGGGGCACACGCCAACTGCCTGTCGGGGAGGTTAACTCCGTACCGTTCCACGGCCCGCTGGGTTGTTTTCAGATGGTCGTCACAGACCTGATACCCCAGACCCCGAGAGCCGGTATGAATGATCGTCACAATTTGATTCTTCTCCAATCCGAATACGGATGCCACATCGTTATTGAATATCTCTTCCACATGGTCTATCTCGAGGAAATGGTTTCCTGAACCCAGAGTTCCGATCTGTTTGCTTCCCCGCTGTTTTGCACGATCGCTTACCTGCGACGGGTCGGCTCCTTCCAGACAACCCCTTTCCTCGATATAGTCAATATCTTCGCGCGTGCCGTATCCCATCTGGACCACCCTGCTTGCTCCTTCCGCAATAAGTCTGTCCAATTCGCGATGACTCAGATTGGGAATCGCTCCGTGAGACCCCACGCCGGCAGGAACGTCCCGGAAGAGCTGGGCCAGAAGAGGTCGGATCCGGTCTTTTACATCCTCGAGCATGAGATTGGTGCTGAGGAGCCTCACACCGCAATTGATGTCGTAGCCTACGCCGCCCGGAGAGATGACTCCGTCCTCGGAGTCCATGGCCGCTACCCCCCCTATGGGGAATCCGTAACCCCAATGGATGTCAGGCATGGCCAGAGAATACTTCACAATTCCCGGCAGGTGGGCAACATTTCGGACCTGGTCCACGCAGGGATCGTTTTCAATGGTCCTCATGAGTTTTTTGCTGGCGTAGATACGTCCGGGCACGCGCATGTTTCCTCTCTTCGGCACTTCCCAGAGATGTTCGTTTATCTGTCTGAGTTGCCCCATGGTCATACGTCAAAAATTATTCGAGCATACCATTTTTTCCCCGGGTGAAAAGATACCTCAAACTGATGATACGTGATTCCTTTGATCTCCGTGTGCAGATCATGGCGGTCGGGGTCGAAAACTTCCCCCCAGGCCTCGCCCGTGAGGTTATCACCGTCTGAAAGTTCCAGCCTAAACCTGGAAAAAACCATCTCCTCCCCGTAAAAACGGTGCAACAATTCCTCCAGCCAACTGCGCATTATCTGTTCCCTGTCCTCACTTGAGAAGGTAATTTGGATGTGATCTTCCGCTTTGACCTTTGATACGTCCGTGATGATGTCAAAGAGAGCTCCTGCTGCCCTCTCAAGAAGAGTGGGGAAATCGTCTGCGTGAACTTCGATTCCAATGTCGGCCGTGTGATCAATGAGAGAATAACCTTTTTGAGAGACTCTACTTACCATCAAATCAATTTAGGCTTGGGACCGTTGATTATCAACATTCCAGGGGGAGATTCTCACGGGACACTGGCACTGTACTTTGTACTTTTTAATGAAGCAATGGAGCCACCTATCGCATCTTAACGAACAGAACTTCAATGGTGGAGACGACCAGATTATCGAAAGCATCGGTCTTGCTCCTGAAGCAGGAGGGATGTTTGATGATCACGTCGACGTGTGAGGTGTCGGGGATTTCACGGTACAGTACCTTCTTCACTCTGTGTGCGTAGGCTTCCCATAATTCTCGATAGTCGTTCAGTGACCATCTGTTGAGTTCATCGACATGAATGTTCGTCAAACTCTTCCTCGTGCAGAACTCATCGAGTACTTCCAGCGGAAAGAGAAAATGGCAGTATGGCACGGTGATTGACCTATAAGCATGCAGACCCATAGGCGACATATAAAGGGGTCCAAACGCGAGATAAACGAAGCCGCCCTTTCTCACGACCCGTATCGCTTCACGCAAGACCGCTTCAGGGTCTGAAAAGTGCTCGAAGGACTCGTACGAGAAAATGCAGTCAAAGCTCTCATCCTCGAACCCTAGTTGTTCCGCGTCCATCTTCAGAAGCGATACCCCTCGCCTCAATGCTCTCTTGTCAAATCCCTCTGATCGGTGATCTATCGCTGTTGTCACTTTCCCTGAACGCTGAAGAGCATGACTCACCATGCCGTCCCAGCATCCCAGTTCCAGGAAATGTCGAATGGTACCCCGTCTTTCTGTCATCTTCGAGAGAAGAGTGAGGATTTCAGCTGACCGTTCGCGTCCTCTTCTTTCGAGATCGACCGGTCTGTAGCCATATTCAGGCGGAAAAGGGTACCGTCGCTGCAAGAACTCGAGATGATCCGGTTCGAGCCAAGGGGGAGTATCGCTCGACCTTTCAAATACCTGTCTTGCTTTCTTCATCTTTGCTTTGGAGTAAAGGACAACCGACTTGAAACGCAGGATTCTGAAGATGGGGAAGTTAATAGCGATTCTCTTGAGGAATGATCTGATTCGGAAGTTCATTCGGTTCCACCTACAGATTCAATCAGGGCAACTGATCCACAGAAATTCGTAGTTCGAAAAAGGTTTCGCAATTCTTTTCTTCATATTCTCATTGGCATGGTTCCTCTTGACATTTAGGAGACCAGACCGTTAATTCTCTCGTCGTGAATGCGGTCGTCAGGATTCCCCACTTGAGACTCCACCGATCCCTTAAGAGAGCTTAGCTGAACCGGAACTGGCGGCAGGAAAAGAGTGATAGACGAATACCGGAGAGATAGTGTCTGGACGCCTCGCTGAAACCTCTTCGCGACCACGCGCAACCTCGGGGCGTAGCTCAGGAACAACCTATCTCGCCAGAGCCGCCATGTTTACCGCCCTGGCAGTGGGAAGTGGCTTCGCCCTTCTTCTCGTACCCAACATTGAACTGATTACGTCAATTATTTTCGTCAGTGGTGTTTATCTGGGGCCCCGTGGGGGAATGATGGTGGGAATCGTGGCGGAGTTCATATTCAGTGCCGCGAATCCCCTGGGATCGGGTCTCGTCTTTCCACCCCTTTTGCTGGGCCAGATTGCCGGGATGGGCCTCGTGGGATTGATGGGCGGGCTTCTCAGAAAGTCCCTGCTAATGGGAGATCTCTCCCTGGGAAAGCGTCTATTCCTCGGAGCAGCCGGGGCACTGCTCACGCTTATCTACGATTCGATAACGACCCTCGCTTATCCTGTAGCTGCCGGTTTTGAGGGGAGGCAAACCGTGGCGATCTGGATGGCAGGGATAGGATTCACCGTCCTCCACCAGGTATCGAATGCCATCATCTTTTTCACAGCACTTCCACGAGTATTCTCACGAATTGACTGAGAGAACTCGCTCGCCAGTAGAATCTTGAGAAACTTAATAACGGCTCTCCTTTTCCTCCTGTCAACTTCCTTCGCCACTGACAGTACCAGCTCGCTTGACACTGCTTGGGAAACAGATGCGCTGAGCTTTCTCCCTTTCGAATGGAGTGGCCACTGGGGAATATATCATCACCACGGTTTCCCAGGCTGGGGAATGGATGCAACGGACGGATTGACTTTTTTCGATGGAACATTCATTCTCTGGCCTTTGAGATACGCTTTCCCTTCTTTGGACACGTCTGCAGAAAACCAGAATGAGCCGGGTGTCCACAGTGCCCTTATGTACCGAAGAGGGGACTACTTTCTGGACGAGTTCTCGTTTGACATCAATTCTCTTAGAGAAGAGGGTGGGTCGGTTCGATTTGAGGCGCTCAAGCGGAATTTCGAGGATCAGTACGGGCTGCTGGGCTTCCCGGGACTACCTGGCGGTACGATTCAGCAAAACTACCGGCTCCTGATGAAAATCCCGGGGGAATCCGATGAGGTATGGAACATCTCCTCAGCCTATTTCAAAACGACTGATGCTGTTCCCGTACCATCCGAATCGGGCTGGGAGAAGGGAGCAACCAGGCGTGACAGGATCATCGCAAGTGGCTTGGGTTATACCAGAAACGGCCAGCAACTCGAAGCCTCAGCCTTTTCTCAGCGGCTGAAACTTGAAAGCCTATCATCTGCCCCTGATTGGTCGGCAGATCTCATCGCGTACAAACTTCGCTACTTTTCTTCACACCCTGTGGGTGTCGACGCACAAAGATTTCTTCGGATCTCGGGAAAGTACTCCATTCTCAGTTCAGACAGTCTGGATAATCGATCTCGATTGGCAGTCGCCGCAGCGGCGGGTTTTTGGACACAGGTGCGG
Coding sequences:
- a CDS encoding class I SAM-dependent methyltransferase, giving the protein MNFRIRSFLKRIAINFPIFRILRFKSVVLYSKAKMKKARQVFERSSDTPPWLEPDHLEFLQRRYPFPPEYGYRPVDLERRGRERSAEILTLLSKMTERRGTIRHFLELGCWDGMVSHALQRSGKVTTAIDHRSEGFDKRALRRGVSLLKMDAEQLGFEDESFDCIFSYESFEHFSDPEAVLREAIRVVRKGGFVYLAFGPLYMSPMGLHAYRSITVPYCHFLFPLEVLDEFCTRKSLTNIHVDELNRWSLNDYRELWEAYAHRVKKVLYREIPDTSHVDVIIKHPSCFRSKTDAFDNLVVSTIEVLFVKMR
- a CDS encoding lytic murein transglycosylase, which codes for MKRLSTFWWIIPFFVSLGGVQDSEYHIWSDPLEHEFVSLISRNDLGRQIYQEIVSRLRENNVPAEFVYHTFSHPEIRIEREVINRLLHPVENLPLDQYRNLYVTDERITMGVEFYQKRKDLIGAVADSFGVDPFLLLSIVGIESKYGTNSRQFPVFNALHTIIHTFPKKEKWVEEEMIEYLEFCYENFVPPHTIHGSYAGAFGYGQFISSSFNRFSVDFNGDGVRHPFDWPDVLASIANYLVRHGYKKGSTDFSESSRNWRAILSYNPSARYASAVVELRGKLISALNEQH
- a CDS encoding archease, translated to MVSRVSQKGYSLIDHTADIGIEVHADDFPTLLERAAGALFDIITDVSKVKAEDHIQITFSSEDREQIMRSWLEELLHRFYGEEMVFSRFRLELSDGDNLTGEAWGEVFDPDRHDLHTEIKGITYHQFEVSFHPGKKWYARIIFDV
- a CDS encoding RtcB family protein — protein: MGQLRQINEHLWEVPKRGNMRVPGRIYASKKLMRTIENDPCVDQVRNVAHLPGIVKYSLAMPDIHWGYGFPIGGVAAMDSEDGVISPGGVGYDINCGVRLLSTNLMLEDVKDRIRPLLAQLFRDVPAGVGSHGAIPNLSHRELDRLIAEGASRVVQMGYGTREDIDYIEERGCLEGADPSQVSDRAKQRGSKQIGTLGSGNHFLEIDHVEEIFNNDVASVFGLEKNQIVTIIHTGSRGLGYQVCDDHLKTTQRAVERYGVNLPDRQLACAPIKSPEGRSYLGAMRAAANFAFCNRQVIKHIAEQAFMKTLSISPEELRMRLIYDICHNIAKFEKHKVDGDTVTVCVHRKGATRSFGPNNPELPEQYKPIGQPVLVPGDMGRYSYLCVGTDKAMTDTFGSSCHGAGRMMSRTKSSKISRSMNMIEELRSRGVEIMARGKRTIAEEMPHAYKDVSDVVDVMDGAGITLKVARLKPIGVIKG
- a CDS encoding pirin family protein, which produces MIRPITQIVRGMPATDGSGVNLRRILGTEDMDYLDPFLLLDEFKSDNPDDYIGGFPDHPHRGFETVTYLMHGKFKHRDSRGNEGVLTPGSVQWMTAGRGIIHSEMPEMSDGLLWGFQLWVNLPKEMKMIEPHYQNIPADRIPEVNADGSRIRIISGEYGDINGPAKTRIPVVYFDVHLVEMSTFAHPLPSEMSGFCYLYEGKAEFGPQGDTRMGREGQMMVLGDGESVRIRSGKKTARFLFLAARPLNEPIARGGPFVMNTESEVRQAFLDYGNGTFDK